From the genome of Nicotiana sylvestris chromosome 2, ASM39365v2, whole genome shotgun sequence, one region includes:
- the LOC104225274 gene encoding thioredoxin-like fold domain-containing protein MRL7 homolog, chloroplastic, giving the protein MVIHSALSLNFCAISSLSVPKAWQQGSSCSFANYLLPSPLKRLTCFVTSRKSEEEHVPDPKHNSGSRPRKATRSSESKVSLNEDKDPVKIFPATIPKKPRRGRRSEAAAVEDFVRDSLEKTFASIREQNSEIMEDTENILKDRVDDDTDSDQSSEDEDDSRRDMKEKKMIVEEEDPDWPLDADVGWGIRASEYFDKHPIKNVVGEDGVEIDWEGEIDDCWVKEINCLEWESFAFHPSPLIVLVFERYNRASDNWKALKELEKAAKVYWSNKERLPPRTVKIDINIERDLAYALKVKECPQILFLRGNRILYREKDIRTAEDLVQMIAYFYYNAKKPSCIKDEALSPRS; this is encoded by the exons ATGGTCATCCATTCTGCATTGAGTCTCAACTTTTGTGCAATCTCATCACTCTCTGTTCCTAAAGCATGGCAACAGGGTAGTTCTTGCTCTTTTGCTAACTACCTATTACCGTCTCCTTTGAAACGTCTGACTTGCTTTGTCACTTCAAGAAAGTCCGAAGAGGAACATGTGCCTGATCCTAAGCATAACTCTGGTTCAAGGCCTAGGAAAGCTACAAGGTCCAGCGAAAGCAAAGTTTCTCTTAATGAAGACAAAGATCCCGTCAAGATCTTCCCTGCAACAATCCCTAAAAAGCCAAGACGTGGCCGCAGGAGCGAAGCAGCTGCAGTTGAGGATTTTGTTCGTGATTCACTAGAAAAGACATTTGCTTCTATCCGGGAGCAGAACTCTGAAATAATGGAAGATACCGAGAATATCCTCAAAGATAGGGTTGATGATGACACTGATTCTGATCAAAGTAGTGAAGATGAAGATGACAGCCgcagggatatgaaagaaaagaaaatgatcgTTGAGGAGGAGGATCCAGATTGGCCTCTAGATGCAGATGTTGGATGGGGAATTAGAGCATCAGAGTATTTTGACAAGCATCCAATAAAAAATGTAGTAGGTGAAGATGGAGTTGAGATCGATtgggagggggagattgatgattgTTGGGTGAAGGAAATCAATTGCCTAGAGTGGGAGAGCTTTGCTTTTCATCCCAGCCCCCTCATTGTTCTTGTTTTCGAGAGATACAATCG GGCTAGTGACAATTGGAAAGCTCTTAAGGAGCTAGAGAAAGCAGCCAAGGTGTACTGGAGTAACAAAGAGCGGTTGCCTCCTCGG ACTGTGAAGATTGACATAAATATTGAGAGGGATCTAGCCTATGCTCTTAAAGTTAAAGAATGTCCGCAAATATTGTTTTTACGAGGAAATAGGATACTGTACAGAGAAAAAG ACATTCGAACAGCTGAAGACTTGGTTCAAATGATAGCATACTTTTACTACAATGCAAAAAAACCTTCATGCATTAAAGATGAAGCTTTATCTCCACGGTCTTAG
- the LOC104225273 gene encoding calcium-binding protein PBP1-like, with protein MEAGKAKMVHLEFQDLLPIMARKLGGDGLINELCKGYRILMDGDKGVITLDSLKKNSVLLGLQDFSEEELKNMIREGDMDGDGALDQIEFCILMFRLSPDLFDVAQELLHKAPEKHK; from the coding sequence ATGGAAGCAGGAAAAGCAAAGATGGTGCATTTAGAATTTCAAGATTTGCTACCCATTATGGCCAGAAAACTAGGAGGAGATGGACTGATCAACGAGCTATGCAAAGGGTACAGAATTTTAATGGATGGTGACAAGGGAGTGATCACACTTGATAGCCTAAAGAAGAACTCCGTGCTACTGGGGTTGCAAGATTTCAGTGAAGAGGAGTTAAAGAATATGATTAGGGAAGGAGATATGGATGGTGATGGAGCTCTTGATCAGATTGAATTTTGTATTTTGATGTTTAGATTAAGTCCTGACTTGTTCGATGTGGCTCAAGAATTGTTACATAAAGCTCCTGAAAAGCATAAGTGA
- the LOC104219629 gene encoding G-type lectin S-receptor-like serine/threonine-protein kinase At2g19130 isoform X4 yields MKISLVDLVLLFLYFYVVSCNSSRSQALLPGHFLSFSAGDTLVSELGKFELGFFSPGNCDKLFIGIWYSNIKTKTVAWIGNRDNPIRPPFNNSHLELTDGNLQLLDTLKQRVWSTNVTIASKEDVNRAVLLDSGNLVLTNGIEIKWQSFDYPTDTWLPGARIGFDKSKNTLQKLTSWRNLNDPATGKYSLQLDQNQNGELVLLDNRGKNWRSGPWDEGGFDSLAERKGVFNFSYDPTKDSKYITFNVFGESDISRIVLDSQGLMGGWFWSKDHQKWQFVLFGPADFCDRINICGSFGICDITSAPPCECLQGYEPKYKLDWDINDYSGGCVRKTPMQCGSKNVGFVRIQNVKLPTSSESMLVGNDLICEYICLSNCSCNAYAYSSGGQCLLWNGDLFDLKRLPNNSSQVEFNLKLFESSNKGKKKPLLVALAASITSAIFVCGTCCYFLWRRNLREKG; encoded by the exons ATGAAGATATCGTTGGTTGATTTAGTTCTCTTGTTTTTGTACTTTTATGTAGTTAGCTGCAATAGTAGTCGTTCACAAGCGTTGTTGCCTGGccatttcctttccttttctgcAGGAGATACATTAGTATCCGAACTAGGGAAGTTTGAACTTGGTTTCTTCAGTCCAGGTAATTGCGATAAGCTCTTTATTGGTATATGGTATTCAAACATAAAAACCAAAACTGTGGCTTGGATAGGAAATAGGGACAACCCCATTCGCCCTCCATTCAATAATTCTCATCTAGAGCTGACTGATGGAAACCTACAACTATTGGATACACTTAAACAAAGAGTTTGGAGTACTAATGTAACCATAGCTTCAAAAGAAGATGTCAATAGGGCAGTACTTCTTGACTCTGGAAATTTAGTTTTGACAAATGGCATCGAGATAAAGTGGCAGAGTTTTGATTATCCAACAGATACATGGCTTCCTGGTGCAAGGATTGGATTTGATAAGAGCAAGAACACACTCCAGAAACTTACTTCTTGGAGGAATCTGAATGATCCGGCTACAGGAAAGTACTCTTTGCAATTAGACCAGAATCAAAATGGTGAGTTAGTACTACTAGATAACCGCGGGAAAAACTGGAGGAGTGGGCCTTGGGACGAAGGAGGGTTTGATTCTCTAGCTGAAAGAAAGGGTGTATTCAACTTCAGCTATGATCCAACTAAAGATAGTAAATATATTACTTTCAATGTCTTTGGTGAATCTGACATTTCTCGAATTGTCCTAGACTCTCAAGGGTTGATGGGTGGATGGTTCTGGTCCAAAGATCATCAGAAGTGGCAGTTTGTGTTGTTTGGACCTGCTGATTTTTGTGACCGAATAAATATCTGTGGTTCTTTTGGAATTTGTGACATAACTTCTGCTCCACCCTGTGAATGTTTACAAGGTTATGAGCCGAAGTATAAATTAGACTGGGATATTAATGACTATTCTGGTGGGTGTGTGAGAAAAACTCCAATGCAGTGTGGCAGCAAAAACGTAGGTTTTGTCCGTATACAAAATGTAAAACTTCCCACGTCATCTGAATCAATGCTAGTGGGGAATGATCTGATCTGTGAATATATATGTTTGTCTAATTGCTCGTGTAATGCTTATGCTTACAGTAGCGGTGGACAGTGCTTATTATGGAATGGCGATCTGTTCGATCTGAAAAGATTACCTAACAATTCAAGTCAAGTAGAGTTCAACCTTAAGCTTTTTGAGAGCTCCAACAAAG GAAAGAAGAAACCACTGTTGGTAGCACTAGCAGCATCCATCACTTCAGCAATATTTGTCTGTGGTACATGCTGTTACTTTCTATGGAGAAGAAATCTCAGGGAAAAAG GTTGA
- the LOC104219629 gene encoding putative G-type lectin S-receptor-like serine/threonine-protein kinase At1g61610 isoform X2, with the protein MKISLVDLVLLFLYFYVVSCNSSRSQALLPGHFLSFSAGDTLVSELGKFELGFFSPDTWLPGARIGFDKSKNTLQKLTSWRNLNDPATGKYSLQLDQNQNGELVLLDNRGKNWRSGPWDEGGFDSLAERKGVFNFSYDPTKDSKYITFNVFGESDISRIVLDSQGLMGGWFWSKDHQKWQFVLFGPADFCDRINICGSFGICDITSAPPCECLQGYEPKYKLDWDINDYSGGCVRKTPMQCGSKNVGFVRIQNVKLPTSSESMLVGNDLICEYICLSNCSCNAYAYSSGGQCLLWNGDLFDLKRLPNNSSQVEFNLKLFESSNKGKKKPLLVALAASITSAIFVCGTCCYFLWRRNLREKGILRKKKFREMLLSESATNLAKPGHSSNKGQEKKSDIELKFFELHDLKVATDNFLLDNKLGEGGFGAAFKGQLPDGQQIAVKRLSTQSRQGIREFKTEALLIAKLQHRNLVRFFGCCVEDEEKMLIYEYMPNKSLDYFIFDESRKSLLDWKKQHEIIIGIARGILYLHQDSRLKIIHRDLKASNILLDEDMNPKISDFGTARIFIGNQNEAKTLRVVGTYAYMSPEYALAGLFSVKSDVFSFGVMVLEVISGKKNRISYNSDSPPNLIRQAWELWNDGRDFELIDPTIVDSCTNEEALRCIQIGLLCLQIDAADRPTMSSILFMLSNEGTVPSPKHPLITLTSDSITMETTSSSINEVTITAPDVR; encoded by the exons ATGAAGATATCGTTGGTTGATTTAGTTCTCTTGTTTTTGTACTTTTATGTAGTTAGCTGCAATAGTAGTCGTTCACAAGCGTTGTTGCCTGGccatttcctttccttttctgcAGGAGATACATTAGTATCCGAACTAGGGAAGTTTGAACTTGGTTTCTTCAGTCCAG ATACATGGCTTCCTGGTGCAAGGATTGGATTTGATAAGAGCAAGAACACACTCCAGAAACTTACTTCTTGGAGGAATCTGAATGATCCGGCTACAGGAAAGTACTCTTTGCAATTAGACCAGAATCAAAATGGTGAGTTAGTACTACTAGATAACCGCGGGAAAAACTGGAGGAGTGGGCCTTGGGACGAAGGAGGGTTTGATTCTCTAGCTGAAAGAAAGGGTGTATTCAACTTCAGCTATGATCCAACTAAAGATAGTAAATATATTACTTTCAATGTCTTTGGTGAATCTGACATTTCTCGAATTGTCCTAGACTCTCAAGGGTTGATGGGTGGATGGTTCTGGTCCAAAGATCATCAGAAGTGGCAGTTTGTGTTGTTTGGACCTGCTGATTTTTGTGACCGAATAAATATCTGTGGTTCTTTTGGAATTTGTGACATAACTTCTGCTCCACCCTGTGAATGTTTACAAGGTTATGAGCCGAAGTATAAATTAGACTGGGATATTAATGACTATTCTGGTGGGTGTGTGAGAAAAACTCCAATGCAGTGTGGCAGCAAAAACGTAGGTTTTGTCCGTATACAAAATGTAAAACTTCCCACGTCATCTGAATCAATGCTAGTGGGGAATGATCTGATCTGTGAATATATATGTTTGTCTAATTGCTCGTGTAATGCTTATGCTTACAGTAGCGGTGGACAGTGCTTATTATGGAATGGCGATCTGTTCGATCTGAAAAGATTACCTAACAATTCAAGTCAAGTAGAGTTCAACCTTAAGCTTTTTGAGAGCTCCAACAAAG GAAAGAAGAAACCACTGTTGGTAGCACTAGCAGCATCCATCACTTCAGCAATATTTGTCTGTGGTACATGCTGTTACTTTCTATGGAGAAGAAATCTCAGGGAAAAAG GGATTTTGAGAAAGAAAAAGTTCAGGGAAATGTTACTTTCTGAGTCAGCAACTAACTTGGCAAAACCTGGACATTCCAGTAATAAGGgacaagaaaagaaaagtgacATTGAACTGAAGTTCTTTGAATTACATGACCTGAAAGTTGCGACGGACAATTTTTTGCTCGACAATAAGCTCGGAGAAGGAGGTTTTGGGGCTGCTTTTAAG GGTCAATTACCAGATGGGCAGCAAATAGCTGTGAAAAGGCTATCAACTCAATCAAGGCAAGGTATACGCGAATTCAAAACTGAGGCCCTtctcattgcaaaactccaacaCAGAAATCTTGTTAGGTTCTTTGGCTGCTGTGTAGAAGACGAGGAGAAAATGTTGATATATGAATACATGCCAAACAAAAGTCTAGACTATTTCATATTTG ACGAGAGCAGGAAGTCGTTGCTTGATTGGAAAAAGCAGCATGAAATCATTATTGGAATAGCTAGAGGGATACTCTATCTTCATCAGGACTCAAGACTGAAAATAATACACCGTGATCTGAAAGCCAGCAACATTCTTTTGGATGAAGATATGAACCCCAAGATATCCGATTTTGGTACTGCTAGAATATTTATTGGAAACCAAAATGAAGCTAAGACTCTTCGAGTTGTTGGAACATA TGCCTATATGTCACCTGAATATGCTCTAGCTGGTCTGTTCTCAGTAAAATCCGATGTCTTTAGCTTTGGCGTTATGGTATTGGAGGTCATTAGTGGAAAAAAGAACAGGATATCTTATAACAGTGATTCCCCTCCAAATTTGATACGGCAG GCCTGGGAACTGTGGAATGATGGTAGGGACTTTGAGCTGATAGATCCAACAATAGTTGATTCTTGTACCAATGAGGAAGCACTACGCTGTATTCAAATAGGACTATTGTGTTTGCAAATTGATGCAGCAGACAGACCAACCATGTCATCAATTCTGTTCATGCTAAGTAATGAGGGCACAGTTCCATCGCCGAAGCATCCCTTGATTACCCTTACCTCAGACTCGATTACTATGGAAACAACATCATCTTCGATTAACGAGGTGACAATTACCGCACCTGATGTTCGTTAG
- the LOC104219629 gene encoding receptor-like serine/threonine-protein kinase SD1-7 isoform X1: MKISLVDLVLLFLYFYVVSCNSSRSQALLPGHFLSFSAGDTLVSELGKFELGFFSPGNCDKLFIGIWYSNIKTKTVAWIGNRDNPIRPPFNNSHLELTDGNLQLLDTLKQRVWSTNVTIASKEDVNRAVLLDSGNLVLTNGIEIKWQSFDYPTDTWLPGARIGFDKSKNTLQKLTSWRNLNDPATGKYSLQLDQNQNGELVLLDNRGKNWRSGPWDEGGFDSLAERKGVFNFSYDPTKDSKYITFNVFGESDISRIVLDSQGLMGGWFWSKDHQKWQFVLFGPADFCDRINICGSFGICDITSAPPCECLQGYEPKYKLDWDINDYSGGCVRKTPMQCGSKNVGFVRIQNVKLPTSSESMLVGNDLICEYICLSNCSCNAYAYSSGGQCLLWNGDLFDLKRLPNNSSQVEFNLKLFESSNKGKKKPLLVALAASITSAIFVCGTCCYFLWRRNLREKGILRKKKFREMLLSESATNLAKPGHSSNKGQEKKSDIELKFFELHDLKVATDNFLLDNKLGEGGFGAAFKGQLPDGQQIAVKRLSTQSRQGIREFKTEALLIAKLQHRNLVRFFGCCVEDEEKMLIYEYMPNKSLDYFIFDESRKSLLDWKKQHEIIIGIARGILYLHQDSRLKIIHRDLKASNILLDEDMNPKISDFGTARIFIGNQNEAKTLRVVGTYAYMSPEYALAGLFSVKSDVFSFGVMVLEVISGKKNRISYNSDSPPNLIRQAWELWNDGRDFELIDPTIVDSCTNEEALRCIQIGLLCLQIDAADRPTMSSILFMLSNEGTVPSPKHPLITLTSDSITMETTSSSINEVTITAPDVR, translated from the exons ATGAAGATATCGTTGGTTGATTTAGTTCTCTTGTTTTTGTACTTTTATGTAGTTAGCTGCAATAGTAGTCGTTCACAAGCGTTGTTGCCTGGccatttcctttccttttctgcAGGAGATACATTAGTATCCGAACTAGGGAAGTTTGAACTTGGTTTCTTCAGTCCAGGTAATTGCGATAAGCTCTTTATTGGTATATGGTATTCAAACATAAAAACCAAAACTGTGGCTTGGATAGGAAATAGGGACAACCCCATTCGCCCTCCATTCAATAATTCTCATCTAGAGCTGACTGATGGAAACCTACAACTATTGGATACACTTAAACAAAGAGTTTGGAGTACTAATGTAACCATAGCTTCAAAAGAAGATGTCAATAGGGCAGTACTTCTTGACTCTGGAAATTTAGTTTTGACAAATGGCATCGAGATAAAGTGGCAGAGTTTTGATTATCCAACAGATACATGGCTTCCTGGTGCAAGGATTGGATTTGATAAGAGCAAGAACACACTCCAGAAACTTACTTCTTGGAGGAATCTGAATGATCCGGCTACAGGAAAGTACTCTTTGCAATTAGACCAGAATCAAAATGGTGAGTTAGTACTACTAGATAACCGCGGGAAAAACTGGAGGAGTGGGCCTTGGGACGAAGGAGGGTTTGATTCTCTAGCTGAAAGAAAGGGTGTATTCAACTTCAGCTATGATCCAACTAAAGATAGTAAATATATTACTTTCAATGTCTTTGGTGAATCTGACATTTCTCGAATTGTCCTAGACTCTCAAGGGTTGATGGGTGGATGGTTCTGGTCCAAAGATCATCAGAAGTGGCAGTTTGTGTTGTTTGGACCTGCTGATTTTTGTGACCGAATAAATATCTGTGGTTCTTTTGGAATTTGTGACATAACTTCTGCTCCACCCTGTGAATGTTTACAAGGTTATGAGCCGAAGTATAAATTAGACTGGGATATTAATGACTATTCTGGTGGGTGTGTGAGAAAAACTCCAATGCAGTGTGGCAGCAAAAACGTAGGTTTTGTCCGTATACAAAATGTAAAACTTCCCACGTCATCTGAATCAATGCTAGTGGGGAATGATCTGATCTGTGAATATATATGTTTGTCTAATTGCTCGTGTAATGCTTATGCTTACAGTAGCGGTGGACAGTGCTTATTATGGAATGGCGATCTGTTCGATCTGAAAAGATTACCTAACAATTCAAGTCAAGTAGAGTTCAACCTTAAGCTTTTTGAGAGCTCCAACAAAG GAAAGAAGAAACCACTGTTGGTAGCACTAGCAGCATCCATCACTTCAGCAATATTTGTCTGTGGTACATGCTGTTACTTTCTATGGAGAAGAAATCTCAGGGAAAAAG GGATTTTGAGAAAGAAAAAGTTCAGGGAAATGTTACTTTCTGAGTCAGCAACTAACTTGGCAAAACCTGGACATTCCAGTAATAAGGgacaagaaaagaaaagtgacATTGAACTGAAGTTCTTTGAATTACATGACCTGAAAGTTGCGACGGACAATTTTTTGCTCGACAATAAGCTCGGAGAAGGAGGTTTTGGGGCTGCTTTTAAG GGTCAATTACCAGATGGGCAGCAAATAGCTGTGAAAAGGCTATCAACTCAATCAAGGCAAGGTATACGCGAATTCAAAACTGAGGCCCTtctcattgcaaaactccaacaCAGAAATCTTGTTAGGTTCTTTGGCTGCTGTGTAGAAGACGAGGAGAAAATGTTGATATATGAATACATGCCAAACAAAAGTCTAGACTATTTCATATTTG ACGAGAGCAGGAAGTCGTTGCTTGATTGGAAAAAGCAGCATGAAATCATTATTGGAATAGCTAGAGGGATACTCTATCTTCATCAGGACTCAAGACTGAAAATAATACACCGTGATCTGAAAGCCAGCAACATTCTTTTGGATGAAGATATGAACCCCAAGATATCCGATTTTGGTACTGCTAGAATATTTATTGGAAACCAAAATGAAGCTAAGACTCTTCGAGTTGTTGGAACATA TGCCTATATGTCACCTGAATATGCTCTAGCTGGTCTGTTCTCAGTAAAATCCGATGTCTTTAGCTTTGGCGTTATGGTATTGGAGGTCATTAGTGGAAAAAAGAACAGGATATCTTATAACAGTGATTCCCCTCCAAATTTGATACGGCAG GCCTGGGAACTGTGGAATGATGGTAGGGACTTTGAGCTGATAGATCCAACAATAGTTGATTCTTGTACCAATGAGGAAGCACTACGCTGTATTCAAATAGGACTATTGTGTTTGCAAATTGATGCAGCAGACAGACCAACCATGTCATCAATTCTGTTCATGCTAAGTAATGAGGGCACAGTTCCATCGCCGAAGCATCCCTTGATTACCCTTACCTCAGACTCGATTACTATGGAAACAACATCATCTTCGATTAACGAGGTGACAATTACCGCACCTGATGTTCGTTAG
- the LOC104219629 gene encoding G-type lectin S-receptor-like serine/threonine-protein kinase At1g11330 isoform X3, with the protein MGGWFWSKDHQKWQFVLFGPADFCDRINICGSFGICDITSAPPCECLQGYEPKYKLDWDINDYSGGCVRKTPMQCGSKNVGFVRIQNVKLPTSSESMLVGNDLICEYICLSNCSCNAYAYSSGGQCLLWNGDLFDLKRLPNNSSQVEFNLKLFESSNKGKKKPLLVALAASITSAIFVCGTCCYFLWRRNLREKGILRKKKFREMLLSESATNLAKPGHSSNKGQEKKSDIELKFFELHDLKVATDNFLLDNKLGEGGFGAAFKGQLPDGQQIAVKRLSTQSRQGIREFKTEALLIAKLQHRNLVRFFGCCVEDEEKMLIYEYMPNKSLDYFIFDESRKSLLDWKKQHEIIIGIARGILYLHQDSRLKIIHRDLKASNILLDEDMNPKISDFGTARIFIGNQNEAKTLRVVGTYAYMSPEYALAGLFSVKSDVFSFGVMVLEVISGKKNRISYNSDSPPNLIRQAWELWNDGRDFELIDPTIVDSCTNEEALRCIQIGLLCLQIDAADRPTMSSILFMLSNEGTVPSPKHPLITLTSDSITMETTSSSINEVTITAPDVR; encoded by the exons ATGGGTGGATGGTTCTGGTCCAAAGATCATCAGAAGTGGCAGTTTGTGTTGTTTGGACCTGCTGATTTTTGTGACCGAATAAATATCTGTGGTTCTTTTGGAATTTGTGACATAACTTCTGCTCCACCCTGTGAATGTTTACAAGGTTATGAGCCGAAGTATAAATTAGACTGGGATATTAATGACTATTCTGGTGGGTGTGTGAGAAAAACTCCAATGCAGTGTGGCAGCAAAAACGTAGGTTTTGTCCGTATACAAAATGTAAAACTTCCCACGTCATCTGAATCAATGCTAGTGGGGAATGATCTGATCTGTGAATATATATGTTTGTCTAATTGCTCGTGTAATGCTTATGCTTACAGTAGCGGTGGACAGTGCTTATTATGGAATGGCGATCTGTTCGATCTGAAAAGATTACCTAACAATTCAAGTCAAGTAGAGTTCAACCTTAAGCTTTTTGAGAGCTCCAACAAAG GAAAGAAGAAACCACTGTTGGTAGCACTAGCAGCATCCATCACTTCAGCAATATTTGTCTGTGGTACATGCTGTTACTTTCTATGGAGAAGAAATCTCAGGGAAAAAG GGATTTTGAGAAAGAAAAAGTTCAGGGAAATGTTACTTTCTGAGTCAGCAACTAACTTGGCAAAACCTGGACATTCCAGTAATAAGGgacaagaaaagaaaagtgacATTGAACTGAAGTTCTTTGAATTACATGACCTGAAAGTTGCGACGGACAATTTTTTGCTCGACAATAAGCTCGGAGAAGGAGGTTTTGGGGCTGCTTTTAAG GGTCAATTACCAGATGGGCAGCAAATAGCTGTGAAAAGGCTATCAACTCAATCAAGGCAAGGTATACGCGAATTCAAAACTGAGGCCCTtctcattgcaaaactccaacaCAGAAATCTTGTTAGGTTCTTTGGCTGCTGTGTAGAAGACGAGGAGAAAATGTTGATATATGAATACATGCCAAACAAAAGTCTAGACTATTTCATATTTG ACGAGAGCAGGAAGTCGTTGCTTGATTGGAAAAAGCAGCATGAAATCATTATTGGAATAGCTAGAGGGATACTCTATCTTCATCAGGACTCAAGACTGAAAATAATACACCGTGATCTGAAAGCCAGCAACATTCTTTTGGATGAAGATATGAACCCCAAGATATCCGATTTTGGTACTGCTAGAATATTTATTGGAAACCAAAATGAAGCTAAGACTCTTCGAGTTGTTGGAACATA TGCCTATATGTCACCTGAATATGCTCTAGCTGGTCTGTTCTCAGTAAAATCCGATGTCTTTAGCTTTGGCGTTATGGTATTGGAGGTCATTAGTGGAAAAAAGAACAGGATATCTTATAACAGTGATTCCCCTCCAAATTTGATACGGCAG GCCTGGGAACTGTGGAATGATGGTAGGGACTTTGAGCTGATAGATCCAACAATAGTTGATTCTTGTACCAATGAGGAAGCACTACGCTGTATTCAAATAGGACTATTGTGTTTGCAAATTGATGCAGCAGACAGACCAACCATGTCATCAATTCTGTTCATGCTAAGTAATGAGGGCACAGTTCCATCGCCGAAGCATCCCTTGATTACCCTTACCTCAGACTCGATTACTATGGAAACAACATCATCTTCGATTAACGAGGTGACAATTACCGCACCTGATGTTCGTTAG